Below is a genomic region from Deltaproteobacteria bacterium.
TCACGGATTCCTCGAGAGCAACCCAGAGATCGCCCTAGGTGCCTTCGGTGATCACGTCATCGTCACCGTGTCGCGCACCGGCGTCGACGTGACCGAGTGCGCACACGACTGATGGCCGCCGCACTCCCACTGACGCGGGCCGACCTCGCCGCGCGACTGCCCGACATCGCCTGCACCGCAGACGATCCAGCGCTCGCCCGAGTCCTGGCCCTGCCCGCGCGCCCGGCCGCGTCCGCGGACCTGATCGCTGCGCTCTCAGCAGCATTGCGGACGCGGCCGGGCCCGGAGCTCCGCCAGGCCCAGGCGGAAGTCCTGCGCGAAGCGTGGGAGTACCGAGGCGCATTCGCACCGATGCAGGTCGGCGCCGGCAAGTCGCTGCCGACCTTCCTGCTGCCGACCGTGCTGCACGCACAGCGCCCGGTGCTGGCGATCCCCGCGTCGCTATTTGGCAAGACCCAGCGGGACTTCGCGCGCTACTCCGCGGACTGGCGCGTGCGCCTGCCTCACCTGATTTCGTACGAGGAGATGGGCCGCGACGATCGCCACGGCAAGCTCGACGCGCTCCAGCCCGACCTGCTGATCCTCGACGAAGCACACCACCTGCGCAACGACTCCAGCCGCACCCGCAAGTTCGCCCGATACATCGCATCACGCCGCGCGCTCGAGACCGATTTCGGCTCGCTGCTCCGCGTCGTCGCGCTCTCGGGGACGCTGATGTCTTCGTCCCTGGTCGACTATCACCACATCGCCGTGTGGTGCCTCGGTGACCGAGCACCGCTGCCGGTTCGCACGAGCGACGCCGAGCGCTGGTCCGCCGCGCTCGACCGCGACCTCGGACCGCTCCGCCGCATCGAGCTCGGCGGGCTCTCGACGATTCCCGGCGGATACCACGACTGGTTCCGCTCCCGCCGCGGCGTCGTCCCGACGCGCGGCTCCGACTGCAACGCTTCCATTCGAATCCAACCATGGCGACCCGATGTCCCGAAACCGATCCTCGACCTGATCGCCCAGGTCGAGGCTACCTCTACGCGGCCCGACGACGTCGTCCTTTCGACGCTCGAGCTGCCCGGCTGTCTCGCCGACCTGGCCCTCGGCTTCTACTCGCGCTGGGACCCGATCGCACCGACGTGGTGGTCCGAGCCCCGCAGCGATTGGTACGCCTACGAGCGGGACGTCATTGCGTTGCGGCTCGACGGCATCGACTCACCGATGCAGCTGCGCAACGCCCTCGATGCGGGCCGCGGCGACCTCCCGGACGCGGACGCCGGTCGGCGCATGCTCGCGGCCTGGCGCACCGTCGAGCCGCACTTCGTGCCGAACCCGGTCCCGGTCTGGATCGACGATAGCGTCCTTCGTCAGGCGGCCGAGTACGTCACCCGCCGCGGGGCCCAGCCCGCGATCGTGTGGGTCGACCCGATCCCCGTCGGCCGCCGCATGCACGAGCTCGGCGTCCCGTACTACGGCGCCGGGAACAACCCCGAGACGGCGCCCGGTGGGCGCTCGATCACCTGCTCGCTGCACGCCCACCGCGAGGGGAAGAACCTCCAGGACCGATTCGCGCGGTCGCTGTCGCTGTCGCTGCCGGCGACTGCGGATTGGTGGGAGCAGAAGATCGGACGAGTGCACCGCGCCGGGCAGTCCGCGGACACGGTGCTCGCCGAATACATCGACGCGATCGATTACCACGGCGACGTGATGACGCGAGTGCTCGCGCAGGCGCGCGCCGACGCCCTGGCCTCTGGATTCGACTACAAGCTGACGCTCGCTGATTGGGCGTAGTTCCACCCACGAGGAGAAAGAAGAGAAGCAATGTTCACCGCAGAACAGATCGCCCAGATGGTGGCCGCGGGCATGTCCCCGGCCCAGATCGCCGCGCTCGGTGCCACCGCGGCGCCGGCCGCTGCCGCACCCGCACCGCTGTCGTTCCACCCCGGCGGCAGTGACCCGCTGCTCGCCAGCATCCGGTCCGCGCCGCCGCCGACCAGCTACGGCATGTCCTTCGTCGACGACGGCGGAAAGTACGACGGCGACTACCGCGTCCGCATCAAGGAGGTGTCGTTCGACAACACCGACAAGGGCAAGGTGCTGCGCACGACGATGACCGTGCTCGCGTCGAATCAGGAGACGGTGCCCGTCGGCTCCGAACGTGAATACGCCCTGTTCACGTGGAACAAGCCGGCGCTCCCCGAGTCCCAGGGATGGCTGCAGCAGCTCAGCGACGCGAAGGGCAACGTCGGGCCGTTCACCAACGCGTTCTACCGCGAGTGCACCGGCGAGGCGAACGTGTGCGCGGGCCTCGAGTTCGACCTGTCGGTCTTCACGAAGCCGCAGAAGCGCAACCCGAGCAAGTCGTTCACGCACTACCGCTTCTCGGCACCGAGCGGTGCGCCGTCGATGATCGCGACCCCGCCCAGCATCCCCGGCGGTGCCGCGTACTCGACCGCGGCCGCGCCCGCGGTCCCGCCCAAGCCCGCGAACTGGCCCGACACGCTGCCCTGGCCCCCCGTGATGCCCGCCGCCTGAGCCCCGCATGGTCCACGCAATCGACACAGAGACGACGCCGTTCACCGGCGATCAGCCTGTACCGCGGCTCGTCTGCGTGTCGGTTGCGGGGCCCTCGGGCTGTGGTGTGTACCACGTCGACGACCCGGTCGCGCGCGAGATGCTGCGCTACGTCCTCGCGACCGGGGCCGTGTTCGCGAATGCGCCATTCGACGTCAGCGTGATCTGGCGGCAATGGCCGGACCTGTTGCCCGAGATCTGGGCGGCGTACGACGGCGATCGAATCTGCGACGTCCTCGTCCGCGAGAAGCTGATCGACATCGCCGAAGGCTTCCACTTCCAGCGCGGCGGCTACAGCCTCCGCGACGTCTCCCGCCGGCGCGCGGGCGTCGAGCTCGAGAAGGGCGAGGACACCTGGCGCCTGCATTACGGCGAGCTGCTGCCGTACCCCGTGCACGCGTGGCCCGAGGATGCGCGACGGTACGCACTGGACGACGCCGTCGGCACGCTCGCGACCTACCACGCGCAGCACGCTTACGCCGGATTCCTCGATGACCAGTACCGCCAATCGCGGGGCCATCTCGCGCTCTACCTGCAGTCGCTGCGCGGCATCGACACGGACCAGGACCAGGTCGCGCGCGTCGACTCCCGTCTTCGCGGCGAGATCCTACACCACACTGGCGTGTGCCTCGCTCACGGCCTCGCCCGCGTCGGCGGCACGCGCAAGGAGCCGACGATCGTCCGCACGAAAGCAGCCGCCGCGGCGATGCTCGAGCAGCACTGTGCGCGGACCAATCAGCGAGTGCCGCGGACCGACAAGGGCGCGGTGTCTCTCGACGAGGAGGCGCTGGTCTCCCTGTCGATCCCCGACTCGCACCCGCTGGCGAGCTACCGCATGCTCGGCAGCCTCGGCACGCAGCACACGGGATGGGTTGGTCCGCTCTCGCATCCGATCGTCCGCACGAAGTACGACGAGCTGAAGGAGACCGGGCGCACCGGGTCCAGTGGGTTCGGGTCGAAGGCGAGGCCGCACCCGTGGACGCCGAGCTCGCGCAACTTGCAGAACTTCCCGCAGGAGGGCGGCTATCGCGAGTGCCTCGTCCCCCCGCCGGGCTCGCGCTTCGTTGTCAGCGACTTCAAGGGCGCCGAGCTCGTCACCCTCGCGCAATGCCAGCTCGACTGGTTCGGTCGCTCACCGATGGCCGACGCGATCGCCCGCGGCCGCGACCCACACGCGGAGTTCGCCGCGACGCTGTTGCACATTCCGCCGGAGCTATTCGACCCGACCAGCAAGGTGCACAAAGAGGCACGCAAGCTGGCGAAGGCGTGGAACTTCGGCAAGCCCGGCGGGATGGGATCGTTCCGATTCATCACGTGGGCGCGCACCGCCTACGGTGTCGAGGTCACGCCGTACGAGGAACGCGAGAACACCCGCCTGTGGCTCGCGCAGTGGGAGATGAAACCCTTCTTCGATCGCACGTCCGCGCTCGAGCGCGGCGGCTTCATCGAGATCAAGCTCCCACGATCGAACCGCGTCCGCGGTCGATGCTTCTTCCCGGATGCGTGCAATACCCAGTTTCAGGGGCCGGCGTCGGACGCCGCGAAAGAGGCCCTCTACTGGCTGCTGCGCGCGCAGTACGACCCGACCTCGCCGATGTTCGGTGGTCACGCGGCCATGCGCGACCCATCGCTCCGACCGAGCGTGTACCAGTGCCTCTTTGTCCACGACGAGAATGTCACCGTCGCGCCGGCTGAGCGTGCCCAGTCCGTCCTCGCCGAGCAGCGACGGATCATGATCGCCGCATTCGCCAACTGGTGCCCCCAGGTTCCGATTCAGACCGAAGACCACATCATCGAGAGGTACGCGAAAGTATGAACACCCAGATCAGCCAGATCACGATCGCCGGAGAGATCATGCAGGAGCGCGACCGGCAGGATCAGAAGTGGGGGCGGCAGAATCACCCGTCGGTGCACCGCAAGGCCGGTTCGCTGTTGTGCGACATCACCGAGGCCGACGCGAAGGCCCGATGCACGAACATGAACGCGGCCGGCCTGCTGACGTGGGAGGACATCGCGGTCGAGGAGCTGCTCGAGGCGCTGGAGGCCGGCAGCGAAGCGGAGCGCCGCGAGGAGCTCGTCCAGCTGGCGGCGGTATGCGTCGCGTGGATCGAGTGCATCGATCGCCGGGGTGCACGATGACGTTCACGGTCGGGCCCGTTACCCTCGCGCTGCGCCACATCATCGCGCTGCGCATCGAAGGGCAGGAGGGCATGGGTGGCAAGCTGAACGTGGCCGTGTACACGCCCGCGCGCACGCCCCTGCAGCTGCTGCTGACCAAGACCCAACACGACGAACTCGTCGCCGCGATGGCGGCTGCCGGAGGTGCACAATGATCGAGACCACCGACCTCGCGCCCGCGCGCGCGTCCGCGGACGCGGCCACCACCGGCGCGGCGCAACTCTCCAGCCTGCTGGCTGTCGAGATCACCCCGGACCGGGTCGAGTGGGCCAACGCGACCGCGAAGCAGGTCCGCGCGTACCGAAAGGCGCTCGAGGACGAGGAGAAGTCCGGCACCAAGCCGCTGCTCGCGGTCGTCGACAAGATCCGCGGCTGGTTTCGCGACCCGAAGGCCGTCTGCGATCAGGTCTACACGCACCTGACCAAGGGCGTCGAGCGCTGCATCGAGGAGGGCCGACGCGAGCAGATGCGCTTGGCCGCGGCCGCGGCCGCGACCGGTGCTGGCCATGCCGAGATTCAGCGCGCGGTCGAGGCGGCCGTCCAGAAGCCGACCGGGTCCAAGACCGTGACGTACTACTCGGCGCGGGTCACCGATGCGTCGAAGGTCCCCGCACAGTTCTGGATGATCAATCAGCAGGCCCTGGACGCGCACGCGCGCGCGGTCAAGGACGCGTTCAACGTGCCCGGTGTGGAGCTCGTCCGCGATACGCGGGTGGTGCCGCTGTGAAGACGTGCATCTGCAGCCCCGGAGACGAGTACTGCTGGGCCTACAAGGACGCGTGCCCGGTGCACGGCGTCGAGGCCAAGGCCGCGTCGGTGTACGACCGAATGCTGGCCGTGCAGCTGCGGCACTACGCGAAGCTCTGCGAGGGGGACAGTCAGTTCAAGGCGCTCTGGGCCGTGCTCACGCAGGCGGCGGAGCGGCTGGAGTCCTAGGTTTTCTCGGCGTCGCACTGCTCCGCTACGCCCCGCGACGCTACGCGCCGCTCCGCACCGCACGACAACGCAACGACGTGACCCGGCACTCTCCGGGAGATTTCCGACGCCCCGCGGCTCTACGCATCACGCCACCCCGCGAGGCCATGCAACGCAACCGCACCGAAAGAGGAACGAACAATGCCACGCACCATCAACGTCACCATCCGCGGCATCACGCCGCTCTCGCAGTCCAAGTACCTCGCCGTCGAGCTCGCACCCGGCGAATCGCACAACGACCACGACAAGCGCCGCTGGGCCGAGAAGATGCACACCAACGCCGACGGCCGCGTGGTGATCCCCGCGATGGCAATCTTGCAGGCGGTGCAGGTCGCCGCCGGTGCCGACGACGAGAAGGTGTCGGGCCGCGGCAACCGCAAGTGGGGCACGCTGTTCAAGGGCGGCGTCGCGATCTACGACGACGTGGTCACCGACGTCGATGCGTCCACCGTGCAGCCGCAGACGTTCCTCGTCGACGCGCAGGGCAAGAAGGGCGACGCGTCGTCGTCCCGAGTCCCGCGCACGTTCCCGATGATCGCGCCCGGCTGGACGGCGTCCTTCCAGCTCGAGATCCTCGATGATTCGATTCCGATCGACCGGGTCAAGCACGCGCTCGCGACCGCGGGCGCGCGCGTCGGTGTCGGCCGGTTCCGTCCGGCGAAGGGCGGTATCAACGGGCGATTCGCCGTGGTGTCCGTGACCGAGGACGCGACCGAGTCGGCTGCGTAGTTTTTCTGCCGCCACGCACCACACCGCATCGCTCCGCGACGCTACGCGCCGCTCCGCACCGCACGACAACGCAACGACGTGACCCGGCACTCTCCGGGATATTCCCACAGCGAGTCAACGCGCCACAACACGGCGCGCCGCATCGCACGACCACGCTCAGCAACGCAAGGACCCTTCAATGTCGACACGCTCACGAGGCTTCGGCCCCATCGCTCCGCCCATCGTCACGCCACCGGCCGAGCCACTCGCCGCGCCCGCACGCAATCAGCCCGGGCACGGGCGCGTCGAAAACCCGAAGCCCGAGCAGGACCGAGAGAGCATCTCCGCCGCTGCCCGTGACGCGGCCCGCAACCTGACCCCGCACCTCGAGGACTCGGTCCCGCCGGGCTTCCGCATCAAGGGCATGTCGGTCCTGCGCGACGCCGACGGCCACGTCCGGCTGTCGTGGGCGAAGACCACCCGCGAGGCCGATGACCCGTACGAGACGGCGCGCATGATCTCCGAGGGTCTGGCCGACGGCGGCGGGCTCAAGACGCTGCCGCCGATCACCCCGCCCGATCGCGAATGTGATGACCTGCTGTCGGTCTACCCGCTGGGCGACCCGCACATCGGCCTGTACTGCTGGGCCGAGGAGTGCGGCGAATCGTTCGACCTGCAGACCGCGATCGACCAGTACCTCGCGGTCGCGTCGATCCTGTTCCGCCGCGCACCAGTCGGCAGCGACGCGCTGCTGATCGACCTCGGCGACTTCTACCACGCCGACGATCCGCAGTACCGCACGAGCTCCGGCCGGCACGTCGTCGATGTCGACACCCGCTACGGCAAGGTCATCCCTGCCGGGTTCGACATCATGGCGACGCTCGTTGACGCCGCGCTGCAGCAGCACCGTCGCGTGCACGTCTGGTGCCTCCGCGGCAATCACGACGACAAGACCACGCTCGCGCTGCGCGGGTACCTGCAGGGCCGCTACGCGAACAACCCCCGCGTGGTCCTCGACGCGACCCCCGGCAAGTTCCATTACCTCGAGTTCGGCGCGAACCTGCTCGGTGCGACACACGGCGACTCGCTCAAGGGCAAGCGAGGGCGGACGCTGCACGAGATTATGACGACGGACCAGCGCGCAGCGTGGGGTCGCACGCGGCACGCGAAGTGGTTCGTCGGTCACGTGCATCACGAGTCGACCAGCGAGGTCGGCGACTGCCGCGTGGAGACCTACCGGACGCTCGCGCCGAAGGATGCATGGCACGCGGCCAGTGGGTACCGCTCGGGTCGCGACACGCGGCTGGAGATCTTCCACCGCGAGCACGGCGAGAGCGAGCGCCACATCCTGTCGATCGGCGAGATTCAGGCGGCGATGGCCGCAGCAAAGGCACGCACGTGAAAGTCTACCTCTCAGCCCGCTACCCACGGCAAGCCGAGCTCCGCGTCTACCGCGACAAGCTCGAGGCCCTCGGCATCACGGTCACGTCGCGATGGCTCGACCAGCCCCCGCACGCCGAGCACACGCAGCAGCACGCGATCGAGGACGTCGACGACATCTACGAGGCCGACGTGTTCGTCGCATTCAGCGAGCCGCCGGTCGAGGTCAACCCGGCACCGTTCGCGGCCCGCGGCGGACGCCACGTCGAGTTCGGCATCGCGTACGAGTGCGGGTGCACGTGCCTGGTCGTGGGCGAGGAGAACGTGTTCCACCTGCTGCCCGGCATCGGCCGCGTCCGCTCCTGGCCCGAGGCCCTCGACGTCCTGGTCGCGCTCGCCGAAGAGGAGCTCGACGCACGCTGGCGGCAGATCCTCCGGGGGCTGTCGTGATCACGCCCCTCCTACTGCTGTGGCTCACCACCCGCGGGATCGCGGACGTCGACTGGGAGGTCGTCCTCGCCGTCGCCATGGGCGTGGGCACGGCCGCGGTCGCGTGGATCGAGCACCGCCGCACCTCGCAGCTCGACGACATCGCGTCGTCCCTGCTCGAGCGCGTCGCCACGATCGAGGCCGTCGCCGCGCACCGTGACGACCTGATCGCCCTCGGCGAACGCGTCAACGGCATCGGCACGCCGCCGGACCTGACCGCCGTACACGAACGCGTAGCGGCCCTCATGGACCGCCAGGTCAGCCACGCCGAGCGCCTCTCCGTACTCGAGGCCCGGGCCGACCACCAGCCCTGGAAGCACACGCGCCGCAAGGACGGGAAGTTCGCGCGCGCCGACGAAACGCCACCGACCGAATAGACATGACCCCCGAACAGCTCGCCCTCGTCGTCGAGCTGCACAACCGAATCGCCGAGCTCGCCCGCCGCAGCCCAACGCTGCGCGTGGTCTTGGGCCCGCGCGTCCTCGCGTTGTTGCAGCGAATCAAGGAGACCCAACAATGACCCCGGAACGTGCCACCGAGATCGAACTCGAACTGCGCCGCGCATCGATGGACGGACCCATCGACAGCCGGCAGCGAATCGCAGCGCTGGGCCTCGAAGCACTCGCCGGATGGCAGCGCGCCCGCGACCTGACCACGACCACGGTCAGCACCGCGGACCGGTGGCGGGCCGAGGCTCGAGAGCTCCGGGCCCGGATCGCGGCCCTGGTCGTGGTCGTGCGCGACCTCGGGATGGACAGCAATGCCCGCAGCGCGCGGATCAAGGAGCTGTCCGATGTCTGAGTCCCGCTTCCGATCGAACTGCCCGGTGAATGGGCACTGCGTGCGAGGCTGCCTGAAGACCGAGCCGTGCTGCGCTGAGGTGGCGGAACGGCCGGTCGCCGTCGGTAACCTCAAGCCCCGCGCGCCCGGCAAAGCACCGCTCGCGCTGATCCCCCTCGCCGGTCTGGAGGTCGAGGCCGCCGCGCTCGAACACGGCGCGCTGAAGTACTGGCCGAACAACTGGATTGCGTGCCCGCGCGACGAGCTGGGCACGTACCGCCACGCGTTGCTGCGGCACGCGGTCGCGTTCTGTATCGCGGACGAGCGCGACGACCCCGAGTCCGGTGTTTCGCACCTTGGCCACATTCGTGCGTGTGCCGGGATCATGGCCCACATCCTCGGGCTGCGATACGCACCGGGGCGGCTCGCGGCCGCGGCATCGGCCGAGGACCTGCACCGCCTGGTCTCCGACGCCGCGCTGTTCGGCGAGCTGCCCGAGACCAAGACCGCGGTCGCGTCCGAGGCCAAGGCCGTGGTCGGGGACGAGGACGAATGGGCGCTGCCGGATGGACTGCGATGGGATCACGACGACGACGGGTGGTGGATCGCAAGCCCAGACGGGTGTCTGTGGCTGTTCGACGACGAGGTCGACCCCGACGGCCTGCTATTGCAGCGACCGGACGCGGACCAACTGGTCGCACTACTGAAGCGGAGGAATGGACGATGAGCACGTGGATTCTCGAAGGTGATTGTGTCGAGTCCCTGCGTGGGCTCCCCGATGCGTGCATCGACGCGGTCGTGACCGATCCGCCGTACGGTCTGAGCAAAGAACCGGACATGCTGGAGGTGCTGCGGCACTGGCTCGCGGGTGACGACTATCAGCACAGCGGCGGCGGGTTCATGGGCAAGATCTGGGACTCGTTCGTGCCGGGGCCGACGGTCTGGCGCGAGGTCTACCGAGTGCTCAAGCCCGGCGGCCACGTGCTGTCGTTCTCCGGCACGCGCACCTACGACCGACGCCCAGCGCTGGTCCGGCTGGGGCACCGCGCTGAAGCCCGCGCAGGAACCGATCGTGCTCGCGCGCAAGCCCCTGATCGGCACCGTCGCGGCGAACGTCCTGGCCCACGGCACCGGGGCGATCAACGTGGACGGGTGCAGGGTGGGGGACGAGGGCGGCACCCGCGGCAGCGACTATGCGAAGACCGGCCTGTTCGGCGTTGGCGGCAAATGCCGGATCGAGCAGCTAGGCGCCGGCCGCTGGCCCGCGAACGTGATCCTGGACGAGGTCGCGGGCGCGGTGCTCGACGAGCAGACGGGCGCCGTTCCTGGGCAGCAGGGCGTCGTCCGCGGCGACGAGCCGAGCGACGCGACTGACGGCACCATCACCGGCCGCCGCGGGCGAGTCGCATCGGCAGCTCCGCGCGGTGACTCCGGCGGCGCATCGCGATTCTTCTACTGCCCCAAGGCGAGCCGCTCCGAGCGTGAGGCCGGGCTCGACCACCTGCCGATCCGCAGCGGCGGCGAGCTGACCGATCGCGAGGATGGCAGCGACGGACTGAAGAGCCCGCGCGCCGGTGCGGGCCGCGGCGGCGGGCGGCGCAATCATCACCCGACCGTGAAGCCGGTCGAGCTGATGCGCTACCTGATTCGGCTGATCACGCCGCCCGGCGGCCTCGTGCTCGACCCGTTCGCGGGCTCGGGCACGACCGGGATCGCAGCGAAGCTGGAAGGGTTCCGCTTCGTCGGCTGCGAGATGGAACCCGAATACGTCACGCTCGCGCGAGCACGAATCGAGGCCGCATGATCACGATCGCGACCGCGACCGCGCCCGCGCGCAGTGCCACGATCATCGAGTGTGCACTCATCGACGGCCTGCTGCGCCTGAGCATCGAGGGCAAGACCATCCCCGTGTCCCTGCTCGCCAACGCGATCGCGAAGGCGTGGCCGGACCATGACGGCGAGGAGGCCGACGAATGCCCATCCGACGAATGAGGCGACCACGAACGACGACCAAGACCAAGGTCCGCACGACGCGTCGGCGCCAGCCCGAGGAGCAGATCCAGATGCACCTCGTCGGCCTGCTACGAAAGGCCGGCGTCCGGTTCTTCCACGTGCCCAACGGCAGCAAAGCGACCGCGAGCTACCGCG
It encodes:
- a CDS encoding metallophosphoesterase, coding for MSTRSRGFGPIAPPIVTPPAEPLAAPARNQPGHGRVENPKPEQDRESISAAARDAARNLTPHLEDSVPPGFRIKGMSVLRDADGHVRLSWAKTTREADDPYETARMISEGLADGGGLKTLPPITPPDRECDDLLSVYPLGDPHIGLYCWAEECGESFDLQTAIDQYLAVASILFRRAPVGSDALLIDLGDFYHADDPQYRTSSGRHVVDVDTRYGKVIPAGFDIMATLVDAALQQHRRVHVWCLRGNHDDKTTLALRGYLQGRYANNPRVVLDATPGKFHYLEFGANLLGATHGDSLKGKRGRTLHEIMTTDQRAAWGRTRHAKWFVGHVHHESTSEVGDCRVETYRTLAPKDAWHAASGYRSGRDTRLEIFHREHGESERHILSIGEIQAAMAAAKART
- a CDS encoding site-specific DNA-methyltransferase; its protein translation is MRYLIRLITPPGGLVLDPFAGSGTTGIAAKLEGFRFVGCEMEPEYVTLARARIEAA